The following nucleotide sequence is from Pseudobdellovibrionaceae bacterium.
GACCTTGGAGTTGAATTGCAGACACGCGAAAGTAATCAGGCCAACAGCAACAGGTAAACCATGGGCCACAATGTCCATGGAGCGAAACCGTGCCACAGCACCGATCGTCGCCGCCAAGGAATCGAGCAACACGTCGACGACCAAGGCCGCCACGAAGGCCGTTACAACAAAGGCAACAGTCATGATTTTTTTAGTGCTATTATCCATATATAACCACCGTCTTTCAGCTCTCAGTTGGCAGGGTAGGTAGGATTCGAACCTACAACCTACGGATTTGGAGTCCGTTGCTCTACCAATTAGAGCTACTACCCTCCGAAACACATATAGGGACCCCGGTATTGGGCCCCTATATGTCTGCCTATCAAGCGCCTAAAATTACTCAACTACTTCCGTTACAACGCCCGCACCAACAGTACGACCACCTTCACGGATCGCAAAACGCAGCTCCTTTTCCATCGCAATCGGAGCAATCAACTCAACTTCCATTTCCACACGGTCACCAGGCATAACCATTTCAGTTCCAGCCTTCAATGTTGTCACGCCGGTTACGTCAGTTGTTCTGAAGTAAAACTGGGGACGATATCCATTGAAGAAAGGAGTGTGACGTCCGCCCTCTTCCTTAGTCAGGATGTAGGCTTCACACTTAAATTTCTTATGAGGAGTGATTGAACCAGGGATGGCCAATACTTGTCCGCGCTCAACTTCTTCTTTCTTGGTACCACGAAGCAAGCAACCAGCGTTGTCACCAGCGCGACCTTCATCAAGAAGTTTACGGAACATTTCAATTCCAGTCACAGTCGTCTTTGTGGTGGGACGCAAACCGATGATTTCGATTTCATCACCAACTTTGACGATACCGCGCTCAATCCGGCCTGTTACAACAGTACCACGACCAGAAATTGAGAACACGTCCTCGATTGGCATCAGGAAGGGCTTGTCAGTCAGACGCTCCGGTTCTGGAACATACTTATCAACTTCTTCCATCAACTTAACAACTGAAGGAGCTCCAATATCAGAAGAGTCGCCCTCAAGAGCTTTCAAAGCAGAACCCTTTACGATCGGAATGTCGTCGCCAGGGAATTCATACTTGGAGAGGAGCTCACGAATTTCAAGCTCAACCAGCTCAAGAAGTTCAGCATCGTCAACCATGTCAACTTTGTTCATGAAAACAACAATCGCAGGAACACCTACCTGACGAGCAAGCAGGATGTGCTCACGAGTCTGAGGCATGGGGCCGTCAGCAGCAGAAACAACCAGGATGGCACCGTCCATTTGAGCCGCACCAGTGATCATGTTCTTCACATAGTCAGCGTGACCAGGACAGTCTACGTGTGCGTAGTGGCGGTTAGATGTTTCGTACTCAACGTGTGCAGTTGAGATCGTAATACCGCGCTCACGCTCTTCCGGAGCTTTATCGATTTGATCGAAAGCAACCGCAGCTCCGCCACCGTATGTTTCGTTCATTACTTTGGTGATAGCAGCTGTCAGAGTCGTTTTCCCGTGGTCAACGTGTCCAATAGTACCGATGTTGACGTGCGGTTTGGATCGGTCAAATTTCTCTTTTGACATTGTAGGCTTTCCTCCTGGTTCCTGAATTTTTCCCTGAAAAATTCTGGTTTAAATCCAATTTTTAAAAAATCCTTAAGTTTATCTTTCTACTTCACTTTCCAACTTCACTTCGTTCACACTCTTCAAAAGAGAGTGGAGCCCATGGTGAGACTCGAACTCACGACCTCACCCTTACCAAGGGTGTGCTCTACCCCTGAGCCACATGGGCGGAGAAATTTGGAGCGGGAGACGGGTCTCGAACCCGCAACCCTCAGCTTGGAAGGCTGATACTCTAGCCAATTGAGCTACTCCCGCTCTCCAATTGAGTTCCGCAACCACGGCTCTCAATAACACTGGTGGAGAGGGTAGGATTCGAACCTACGTAGACATAAGCCAACGGATTTACAGTCCGTCCCCTTTAGCCACTCGGGCACCTCTCCGCCAAAATCCTTCGTTCAATGCAAGACTGAGAATTAGTCTTTTGCGTTCAACGAAGCACTTTAGCTTGGCTAAACTAGTTTTTGGAGCTGGGTAAGGGACTCGAACCCGCAACCTGCTGATTACAAATCAGCTGCTCTACCAATTGAGCTAACCCAGCTTGATCGCGGCACAAATATCCATTTAGCATTGATATTGCAAGGCCTAGGTTTTTTATGACACGTAACCGCCATTTTTACTTGATGGGTCGGACCCCAGTCAAAGGATATTTCTTGATAATTCAAGGGGTTTTGTGCTGTCGAAAGAACTCTCCCAGAGCCAGGGATGCGGCGACGCTGGCGTTGTAACTCGCCCCCTTTTGCCTCTGGAAAATGCTCACAAATTGGTCACATTGACCTCTCACCGAGGTGCGGATACCTCGCCCCTCGGAGCCCACGACAAGAGCCACTTTGTCGGCAAAACTCACTTCCCATAGATCCTTTGAACCCTTCTCTTCGAGTCCATAAATCCAAAAACCCTTTTCTTTTAAAAGAGTTAGGGCTCTCGGCAGATTGGCGTGGGTATCGACCGGAATATGCTCAGCACCCCCAGAGGCGATCTTGCCAACGGTGGGCGTAAGTTCGGCGGAGCGGACCTGGGGGGTCAAGATACCATCGGCCCCCATAAGCCAGGCGGTCCTCATCACCGCACCAAGATTATGGGGATCTTCGATTTCATCGAGGACGATTAATATAGATATCTCTTTTTCATCGAGCAGGTCCCAATCCAGCTCTGGAGTCTCCAGAACCCGGCAGGCAACGCCCTGATGTCCACTACCTAAGTAGTCAAAATGGCTGCCTTTCATCTTTTCCACGGGAATTCGGTAGGTTTCCGCCTGAGATTCAATATTAGAGTAGGCCTGATCGACGGGGCCTTCGCTACGCAGACAGATTTGACCAATTTTTCCCGGCCGCACTCGCAGCGCCTCGTGGACGGAGTGCCAGCCGATCACCCAGCGCCCCGGTGGACTGGAAGTGAAAGGGTTTCGAGATTGCTGTGGCGAGACCGGCCTCCGCCCAGACCTATGTGGTCCACCGCGGGGTTTCTCACTTTTCCGGCCAGCACTGACCTTCTTCTTACCTCGTCCCATTCAGCCATTACCCCATCTAGATTTGAGCTTCAGAGAAGAACCTTTCAGCAGCTACCGCTGGGTTCTCCGCATCAACAATCGGTCGACCCACGACCAAGGCGGTTGCCCCGGACTGCATGGCTTCGCGAGGACCCATGATCCGTTTTTGATCCCCCTGATCCCCTTCACGGAGACGAATCCCCGGTGTGACTACAAAGGCTCCAGGGTGATGATTCTTCACCCTTTGGACCTCGTGAGGGGAACAGACCAATCCCGAAAGTCCCGAATCCATCGCCAATTGAGCCAACAAATCCACCTGCTCGGGAATCTCAATGGCATTAGAGGTTGGAGGAAGTCCCTTCTGGTCAAAGCTGGTCAAAATCGTCACAACCAGGATGCGAAAGGGGCGCTCCCGGTTGAGTTCACGCTCCACTTGAGCCAAACGCTTGAGGGCCTCGGTCCCTGATTGAGCATGGACTGTGGCAAATGTGGCTCCGGCCCGAAAAGTTGCCCGGATGGCGTGCTCCATCGTATTGGGAATGTCGAAGTATTTATTGTCCACAAAGACATGACCTAGCTCGGACAGCTCCTTAACCAGATCACCGCCATACTTCATGCATAATCGAGGTCCCACCTTGAAGCCGCCAACATAGGGCTCAACCTGTTTGGCGACTTCCAGCGCCTTAGATTTTTCGTCCACATCGAGAGCCACAAAGATGGGCGACTTAATTCCGCGAAACATTAGGACCACCCATTTTCCTTAAGCCAGGTCACCACATGTTCCACAATGTCCGCTGGGGGAACTTTGGCCATATCCTTGGTTCTGCGATTGACGACTTCAATGCCGCCGTCCTTAAGGCCTCGGGCTCCAATCGTCAGACGCAAGGGCATGCCCAGCAGATCCGCATCTTTGAACTTCACGCCGGGCCGCTCTTTTCGGTCGTCGAGCAGCACATCCACACCCTTGGCGGCGAGTTCCTTGTAGATCTTCTCCGCCAGTGCGTTTACTTCCTGATCCTCAGGGTCTAAGTGGCAAATGTGAACATGAAAGGGAGCAATAGACACAGGCCAGACAATTCCGTCTTTGTCGTTATTCTGTTCAATGACGGCCTGGACCGTCCGGGATATACCAATGCCGTAGCAACCCATCTCAATCAGCTCAAGCTTGCCATCGGTATTCAAATAGCTGGCATTCATGGCCTTTGAGTACTTGGTGCCCAGGTAAAAAATGTGGCCCACTTCAATCCCGCGATAGGCCTTGAGAGTGCCTTTGCCATCGGGAGACTTGTCTCCTTCGCGAGCCATGCGCAAATCTCCGACCTTGGTGACCTGATAGTCCCGCCCGTGGTTCACGTGGCGCAGGTGTTCGTCATCCTTGTTGGCGCCAACCATGTAGTTGCGCATGTTTTCCACAGCCTTATCCATATAAATGGGAATTTTAAGACCCACAGGACCGCAAGACCCCGGCCAAGCTCCGGTGATTCCTTGAACCTCTTTGTCGGTCAGGAGTTCGGGCGGATTGGCCAAGCCGAGGAGGTTCTTCACCTTGATGGGGTTCACCTCATCGCTCCCACGCAACAGGACAGCAACTGGCTTGAGATCATCCGTGGCCCCATCTGCGGCTGAAAAGAACATGGTTTTGACCAATCCCTTGTCTGGCACACCTGTGGCCTTGGACAAATCGACAATTGTTTTGAGTCCTGGAGTCGGAAAGCTTTCCAATGTCCTTAGGTCTTCGCCAGATGGCATTTCTGGGTTGGCATCCTCCGCGGGGCAAATTTCAATGTTGGCCGCAAAATCTCCGTCGCTGGAAACCAGGAGCTGATCTTCGCCACTTTCAGCAAGGATTTGAAACTCATGGGACAAACTTCCACCAATATTTCCACTGTCAGCCTGAACAACCCGGAACTCCACACCCAAGCGGCGAAAAATGGCGGAGTAGCAGTCATACATGACGTCGTAACTCTTACGGGCCTCTTCCGGGGTCAAATCAAAGCTATAGGCGTCCTTCATAATGAATTCACGGCCACGCATGAGTCCAAAGCGAGGGCGAATTTCATCCCGGAACTTGGTTTGAACTTGATAGAGGGTGACTGGAAGGTCTCGATAACTCTTTACATCCCTGCGAACGTAGTCAGTGATCACTTCCTCGTGGGTGGCGCCAAGACAAAAACCATGGCCATTGCGGTTTTCGAATTTGAGGAGGCCGTCACCCATCTCAGACCAACGGTTGGTCTCCTCCCACAGTTCTTTCGGTTGCACCATCGGCATCAACAACTCCACCGCACCCCTACTGTCATGCTCCTCGCGCACGATCTTCTCGAACTTACGAATCGCCTTAAGTGCCAGGGGACCGTAGGTGAAAATTCCTGGGGCCAGCTTTTTGATATAGCCGCCCCGAACCATCAATTTGTGACTGGGAATCTCCGCATCTGCAGGACTCTCCTTGAGAGTGTAAATAAATGCCTTAGACCATTTCATTCTGCCGCCTCACCAGATTTCGGAGATTTATACATGAAGCATTATATAACTCATCCCAATGAGCCTGAAAAGGATTATCAATTCTGGATTTGGCTGCTAGCCTGTTTAGCAATGGATCAACTACTTTCAAACACCCCACTACCTCCTACGTTTTGTCTCTACCCATGGACGCAATTGGCCACATCTGCCACTGGGCGGATTCGACTTTGTTGCCACACTCCCACCTTACGAGATTCCAGCGGATCAGAAGTCACCCTGTGCAATAAAGGCGAGATTGAAGCTACCTGGAACGGGGAAGCCATGAGGGCTGTGCGGAGGAGCATCCTGAATGGTCAATTGCCCGATCTTTGCCGTCGCTGCAAACTCCAGGAGAAGCAAGGTCTTGAGAGTCGAAGATTGAAAACTCTCCGCACCCGCCCCCCCTGGACCAGCGATGTTGAAGCCCGGGTTCAATCCACTCACAAGACAGGGTATCTACCTTTCCCACCGGCCAGCTATGATTTGCGCTTGGGTAACGTTTGTAATCTTAAGTGCGTTATGTGCAGACCTCAGCTTTCCACCCATTGGATCCCAGACGCCAAAGCAATGGTAGAGATGGACCGTTTGCCCAAGTCCGCCAAGGAACACCTCCAGTATTCCAAACAAGTCAACCAGACTGACTACAGATGGTACGAGAGTTCTGACCTGGTTAACTACCTTCACAAGAATGTTCAATCCATCCGCCAGCTCTACTTTGCAGGGGGAGAACCCCTGCTGGCCCGGCAGCATTGGTTGATTCTCGAGTCCTGCGTTGCCCATGGGGTGGCCAAGAGTGTGGATCTCACCTACGACACCAATGGCACCATGATCAACCAAGAATGCCTACAGCTGTGGGAGCAGTTTAACAGTCTGGATTTGAGAATTTCCCTCGATGATCTGGGAGAAAAGCTTGAGTACATTCGCGACGGGATTTCTTTTACAAAATTCCTTGATCTCATGAGTCTGCTGGAAAACTGGGATTATCCGCGCGTTGAAATTCGATTGCTGGTGACAATCCAGATACTGAATGCCCTGGATTTAGTCGAAATTTGTGATTGGTTTTGGAATCAGAAATGGGTTCAATCCCGAGGGGACCAGGTATCGATCGTCTGGAGTTTTTTGGAGTGGCCAAAGAGCTTGTCGGTTGGTCTGCTTCCAGAAAAGACAAAAATCCACATCATTGACAAGGTGGATAAGGCCATGAAAACAGCAAAGGCTGATCACTACGACACCCCCTATTATCGTTCCCTTTGTCGACTTAATTCCATACTCCCTTATGCATTTAGCCTGTGGGCAGATGAGGATTCTTCAATGGGCGAATTTTTTGATTTCGTGAGTTGCCTTGATCAAACCAGAGGTCACAGCTGGAAACACATCTTTCCTGAGCTGGAGGAGCTGATCGAGTGAGTAGTAAACTGCCAGAGATCTTCTGCTATATGCCCTGGACCTCCTTGGCACTCCTGCCTGATGGGCGGATCTCCGCCTGCTGTGTCTCATCGAGTAAAGGTTTGGAGCTCGGTGACTCCAAGGTGGGGGACACCCTTTTGGACGTGTGGAAGGGAGAAAAACTCAAAGTCATCAGACGGCAGTTTCTTGCCGGTGAGTGGCCAGCGTCCTGCGTTGCATGCAAAGTCCGGCACGAAGAAGGCTATATCTCTCATAAGGACTATTTTTTCGCGACCTTAAAGCGTTACGACTTGGTGGAATCGGTAGATTTGGTTGGCGATGATCCACCTCTCTTGAATCTCGATCTGTCCTTTTCAAACCTTTGCAACCTCGCCTGCCGTATGTGCAGCTCACAGTACAGCACTAAATGGATATCCATTGATCAACACTTGGCACAAGAGGGACATGAGTACCGATCAACCGTGGACCAGGAACTCAATGGACGTGAATCTGATCTGGAAACTGTAAAAAGTATTGAGCAATCATTTGGCAGCCTGCGCTTTATCACTGTGAAAGGTGGGGAGCCACTTCTGGCCAAGAACTTTATTCCGTTTCTCCAGAGCCTTGATAAAAGAGGCCACTCCTCGAACATTGATTTAACGATTGTCACCAATGGCACCGTAGCTCCGAATGAGGAACTCCTTTCTCTACTAGCAAAGTTCAAAAAAGTTGTCCTTTCCATTAGTGTTGATGGCGTTGGGCGCTTGTTTAACTATATTCGCGGGGGGCGAGGCCATGACCTGACTCTGGTTGAAAATTCGATCCAGAAGTACCAAACCCTGAACAACGCCTATCTGGACATCTACCCAGTTGTTCAGGCATATAATGTTTTTGATATCGAGAACATTTTTGATTGGAGCCGCCGGGTTAAATGCCATGCGAGCTTCAGAGCACTCATCAAATTTCCCCATTGTCTGCAGGTAGGTGTCCTGCCAAAGCCACTTAGGCAATTAGCTCAAGAGAAACTCCGCTCATTTCTGAAAAAAATAGAAAACGAGGAACAAAACTTCAACGAGATCGAGCATCTTATAAGAGTATTGGACGTGAGTATAGAGCCCAAATACTTCGACCAGTTCCTTCGCTACACTCGAGAGCTGGATAAATACCACCAAATCCATCTAGAAGACATCGTCCCCGAATTCAAAGGCATACTAACCAGTAACCTAACTTGATAAAAGGACTTGCTACCACGTTGACGGTTAAGCCCTTTTCAGTATCTGACTAGATTTCGATGCCGTATGATTTGATTTTGCGGTGGAGATAGCTGCGTTCAAGACCAATGGCCTCAGCCGTTTTGCTGATATTACCATTGTTTTCGCCAATCTTCTTAAGCAAGAAGTCTCTCTCAAACTGGGCACGCGCCTCGCGAAAGGTTGGCAACAAATCGCCGGTGGCTGGATCAGTGCTTTCAGTAAGGCCCGCAAAGCGAAGGTCATGATCCTCAATAAAATCACCCGGTGTGAGAATGTACAGCCTTTCTACAAAGTTTCTCAATTCGCGCACGTTCCCCGGCCACGAATAAGACTTCAAGCCTTCCATCGCCGCTTCTGAGAGAATTTTGCGCCGGTATCCACCCTGGCTGGCAATCTGATCACCAAAATGAACAACCAAACCTGGAATATCTTCGATACGTTCACGAAGGGCGGGTACATAAAAGGGAATCACGTTGAGCCGATAATAGAGGTCCTCGCGAAACCGGCCCTCTTTGATTTCCTCTTCGAGATTCTTGTTGGTCGCAGCTACTACCCGCACATCCACTTCAATCGTTTCGTTGCCACCGACCCTTTGAAACTTTCGCTCCTGAAGGATTCGCAAGATTTTAGCTTGAGCATCTAAGCTCATGTCGGCAATCTCATCGAGAAAGAGAGTGCCGCCATTGGCCATATCAAACTTACCTTTCTTACCCTTTTCCGCTCCAGTAAAGGCGCCCTTTTCATAGCCAAACAGCTCGGACTCAATGAGGTCCTTTGGGATGGCCGCGCAATTGACCTCTATCAAGGGTCTTCCCGCTCGAGGACTCAAGTAGTGGATATTCTGAGCCACTAACTCTTTACCCGTACCGTTTTCACCAGTAATCAGGACCCACGAGTCCGTGGGTGCCACCCGAGAAATCATCTGCTTCAGAACCACCATACTCTTTGACTCGCCAATAATGGCGATGTTCTTCCGCAAACGATTGAGAAGAGCGTTCTTTTCGCCCCTCTCGTTTTCAAAGGAAAGAATATTCTTGATGAGAATTAAAATCTTATCCATGGAGAGGGGCTTTTCAACAAAGTCCCAAGCGCCAAGCTTAGTGGCCTTAACCGCCGTCTCAATTGTTCCATGACCTGACATGATGATGTACTGGGTGCCAGGAAAGCGGGATTTGGCTCGCTTCAAGACTTCCAATCCATCCATTTCACCCGGCATCCAAATATCTAGTAGGACAATGGCTGGTCTAAACTGCTCAATCGCCTGAAGGCCCCTCAGGCCATCTTTGGCCGTCTGGACCTGGTAGCCCTCATCCCGCAACGAAGCAGACAGCACCTGGCAGATTGCAGTTTCATCATCGACCACCAAAATACGAGGTGAATTTTTAATCATATTCCCTGTTCCTCTCGCCGGACCAAGGTCCTAACCATAGACTGTTCGTGATCCACTTCAATCACCGGCAATTCAATCACCATCTTTGTACCACGGGGCTGGTTTGGCAAGGCCCGGATAAAGCCATTGTGGTCTTCTATTGTTCTTTTTACAATGGCCAGACCTAAGCCCGTGCCCTGTTCTTTAGTCGTGACATAGGGCTCAAAAATCCTCGACCTCATCTGTCGATTAATGCCCTCGCCATTGTCGGCAACTGTTAGACGTACAATCTTAAGCAATGGGTCAAATTCAGTTTGCACATCGACCCTCGGGTGACTCAAGCGCTGAGTCGCACCCAAGGCATTATCAATGAGGTTCGTCACGGCCCTCTTCAATTGATCATGATCAAAGCGAAAGCGCGGAAGCTCTTCATCCGGCTGGAAGGTCAGACGTTGACCTCGCTCGCCGGTCTTAAACAAAACCATGGCTTCCTGAATGACTTTATTAAGGTCCCCAACCTGAGGGTTGGACTTGGGCATACGAGCGAAACTACTAAACTCATTAACCAGGGTCTTCATGTCATCGACCTGTTCGATAATCATGTGAATGGACTCCTTAAAAGCCGAATCCTCAATCTGGGTGCCAAACTTCTTCTCTAATCTCTGCGCCGCTAACTTAATTGGCGTCAGAGGATTCTTGATTTCATGGGCGATCCGCCTTGCCACCTCTGTCCAGGCCGCCGCCCGCTGGGCACTCAATATCGGCGTAAGATCATCAAAAACCAAGACCTTGCCCAACTCCCTCTTATTGTCATCGTAGAGCACGCTCAAGGTCATTCTCAAAGGAACGGTCCGTCCATTCACATTAATATGGACTTCTTTTTCAATACTGACCGCATTGTGCTGCTTCATTGATCTGAGCAAGTCGTCGAAAATTCCATAATACTCGGGACTAAGAACGTCCTTGGCCTTTTTGCCAACCAATGTGGAGGGTTCGATTTCCAAAAGCTCCGCTGCATGGTGGTTGACCATGGTGATAATGCCCCTTTCATCGACAGACACCACTCCTGTGCTTGCATTTGAGAGCACAACCTCAATGTATTTGGAGTGCTCATCGAGGCGTTCGAGCGTCTCCTGAAGGGTGCGGTTGGCAGCCAACACCTCCCGCTCGGAGGTTTCCAGCTGTCTGGTCATTGAGTTAAAACTCTCGATGAGATGCCCCATCTCCGCAGAACCGGCCGTTGCCTCGACCAACTGGTAGTCTCCCTTGGCCAATCTCTTGGTTGCCTCTCCCAGTCTCTCAAGAGGGACCGATAACTGCCGGGCAAGATAAAAGCCAAACCAGGTTGCAGCCAGCAGAATAACCAGGGTCATAAGGATCAGAATAATCAAATAGATGGACTTAAGCGGATATTCGATTGGGTTGAGATCGCGAAAGTCCTCATAGGCACCCATGATGGCGTCCATCTTGGCCAGAAGGGACATGGGGATGTAGCTGGATACAACAACAGCACCTTTATTGGCCACAGGTACGATCACTCGCACCAGGTTGCCCTCAGCAAAATGGTGGAGAGTGCTACCTTCATGCCCCTGCTCAATCCCCTTTTGCAGAAACTCCATCGAGGCCCGAGGAACCTCAGGAATGGCATCCGCCCGAGACACCTCAATGAGACGCTCACCAAATAAAGACGGATAAAACTCCACCGCATCCAAGCGGTACTTCTCACGCAACTCGCTCAGTTGAAGCCGAATTGTATCGCTGCCCTCCTGACGCTTCAGCTCAGTCGCAATCTGGTTGGCAAAGTGATAGTTCTTCTTTTTGGCCGACAATACATAGGCATTGGTAACCTCCAGAGCGCTCTTTAGAACTCCGGAGATCTTCTCGTTGAACCATTTGTCAAAACTGGAGTTAATGTAAAAGACCGAAATCAAAAACATCAATATGGTAGGGATGGTACTGAAGGCCACAAATGCGGCAATGAGCTTACCTTTAAGGGTGCTCCCCATGACTCCGCCCTGCTTCTCCGCAAAGACCTTTACAATGTTGCGAAAAATCAGAAACAGCAGGAGCAGGAGAATAACAATGTTGAAATTGACGAGACCAAAGAAAAATACAGAGTGAACAAAGGGCAGGGACTGACTGTAGCCAAAGAGCTGAAACTCGATCCAGGTCAGAACAAGGAATAACAGGCCAAGCGGAATGAGAGCTAGGATCTCTCTCTTCCGCTTTTGCTTTTCTTGAATGTCGCCTGTTCGAGGCCCATGTTCATCTCGGGTCATTCACACCTGTAAGGGTTACTGAAAACGCGTATACATGTCCTTGCCCACTTGAAAGGCAGGACCACCCTTTTTTATCAGCTCAAGGCAAATCGCCTTAGCATCATCTACATTCAACTGCTCTTCGTGGCTGCTGCCAAGACCAGATTGCAGCACAGCTCGCTGAATCAACAATCTTGCGTTATATGCACTTACGCGATCCGCCAGTTGATTATAAAAATCGTTGATTGTTACGCCAGAAAGATTTTCGCTGGACATCTCTTCTTCTCCTTTTAGCCTAGGTGTTTTTGTTCTCTTTTAACTTTTTCATCAAATCGATTAACTCAATCACCACGTCGACGGCCTCAGCGCCTTTGTCGCATTTGTCGCCGCCACTTCTTGCCAACGCCTGCTCTTCATTCTCTGTGGTCAGAACTCCGAAGGCCACAGGCTTCTTGTATTTGATCTGCAGATGGGAGCATCCCCGCTCGGCCCCGGCACACACATAATCATAATGGCTGGTCTCACCACGAATAACCGCTCCAAGAGCCACCACACCATCACAGCCGTGCCTCAATAAGGCCTGGACAGCAAAGGGGATCTCTAGGGCACCCGGGACCCGAGTGACCACCAACTGACTCTCTTTAAAACCAAGGTCTGCCAAGCGTTTGAGAGCACAGGTTTCCAATCTCTCAGTGATTTCCTGATTGAACCGAGAGGTGACCAGACCAATCTTTAGATCTTCGCGATAGTTCAATTCACCCTGGATGAGATTCATTGAATACCTCCCCTAGAAACTGATTAATTGCATTTCCTAATGTTGGGGACGTCCGACGATCAATTGGCAGTTCAACTGTGTCCACAATCTCTAGGCCGTATCCCGGTAAGCCAACCCGCTTGGACGGATTGTTTGTCATCAAACGGATTTTTTTCAAACCCAAAGCCCGGAGGATTTGCGCTCCGACTCCATAGTCCTTGTAGTCCGCGCGAAATTGTTTGGGCTGAATATCCAGGCCCTTTTCCTCGTCAGCCATTTTGGCGTATTCCTTCACTCGATGAAGAAGTCGGCCTTCCATGTCCTCCATACGCAAATAGACCAATGCACCCAAACCTTCCCGATTGATCAAATCCATGGCGGATCGCAAATACTCACCACTTTGGGACCTCATACTGCCAAACACGTCGCCAAGAAGGTTGGAGGTATGTACACGCACCAAGGCTGGTGT
It contains:
- a CDS encoding twitch domain-containing radical SAM protein; this translates as MKHYITHPNEPEKDYQFWIWLLACLAMDQLLSNTPLPPTFCLYPWTQLATSATGRIRLCCHTPTLRDSSGSEVTLCNKGEIEATWNGEAMRAVRRSILNGQLPDLCRRCKLQEKQGLESRRLKTLRTRPPWTSDVEARVQSTHKTGYLPFPPASYDLRLGNVCNLKCVMCRPQLSTHWIPDAKAMVEMDRLPKSAKEHLQYSKQVNQTDYRWYESSDLVNYLHKNVQSIRQLYFAGGEPLLARQHWLILESCVAHGVAKSVDLTYDTNGTMINQECLQLWEQFNSLDLRISLDDLGEKLEYIRDGISFTKFLDLMSLLENWDYPRVEIRLLVTIQILNALDLVEICDWFWNQKWVQSRGDQVSIVWSFLEWPKSLSVGLLPEKTKIHIIDKVDKAMKTAKADHYDTPYYRSLCRLNSILPYAFSLWADEDSSMGEFFDFVSCLDQTRGHSWKHIFPELEELIE
- the rlmB gene encoding 23S rRNA (guanosine(2251)-2'-O)-methyltransferase RlmB, with amino-acid sequence MIGWHSVHEALRVRPGKIGQICLRSEGPVDQAYSNIESQAETYRIPVEKMKGSHFDYLGSGHQGVACRVLETPELDWDLLDEKEISILIVLDEIEDPHNLGAVMRTAWLMGADGILTPQVRSAELTPTVGKIASGGAEHIPVDTHANLPRALTLLKEKGFWIYGLEEKGSKDLWEVSFADKVALVVGSEGRGIRTSVRGQCDQFVSIFQRQKGASYNASVAASLALGEFFRQHKTP
- the secE gene encoding preprotein translocase subunit SecE, with the translated sequence MDNSTKKIMTVAFVVTAFVAALVVDVLLDSLAATIGAVARFRSMDIVAHGLPVAVGLITFACLQFNSKVVLWADEVVVEIRKVVWPSRRDTSAMTIVTCVMLLISGTLLGVFDFVSRNLIKMFIN
- the tuf gene encoding elongation factor Tu is translated as MSKEKFDRSKPHVNIGTIGHVDHGKTTLTAAITKVMNETYGGGAAVAFDQIDKAPEERERGITISTAHVEYETSNRHYAHVDCPGHADYVKNMITGAAQMDGAILVVSAADGPMPQTREHILLARQVGVPAIVVFMNKVDMVDDAELLELVELEIRELLSKYEFPGDDIPIVKGSALKALEGDSSDIGAPSVVKLMEEVDKYVPEPERLTDKPFLMPIEDVFSISGRGTVVTGRIERGIVKVGDEIEIIGLRPTTKTTVTGIEMFRKLLDEGRAGDNAGCLLRGTKKEEVERGQVLAIPGSITPHKKFKCEAYILTKEEGGRHTPFFNGYRPQFYFRTTDVTGVTTLKAGTEMVMPGDRVEMEVELIAPIAMEKELRFAIREGGRTVGAGVVTEVVE
- a CDS encoding twitch domain-containing radical SAM protein, whose protein sequence is MSSKLPEIFCYMPWTSLALLPDGRISACCVSSSKGLELGDSKVGDTLLDVWKGEKLKVIRRQFLAGEWPASCVACKVRHEEGYISHKDYFFATLKRYDLVESVDLVGDDPPLLNLDLSFSNLCNLACRMCSSQYSTKWISIDQHLAQEGHEYRSTVDQELNGRESDLETVKSIEQSFGSLRFITVKGGEPLLAKNFIPFLQSLDKRGHSSNIDLTIVTNGTVAPNEELLSLLAKFKKVVLSISVDGVGRLFNYIRGGRGHDLTLVENSIQKYQTLNNAYLDIYPVVQAYNVFDIENIFDWSRRVKCHASFRALIKFPHCLQVGVLPKPLRQLAQEKLRSFLKKIENEEQNFNEIEHLIRVLDVSIEPKYFDQFLRYTRELDKYHQIHLEDIVPEFKGILTSNLT
- the pyrF gene encoding orotidine-5'-phosphate decarboxylase: MFRGIKSPIFVALDVDEKSKALEVAKQVEPYVGGFKVGPRLCMKYGGDLVKELSELGHVFVDNKYFDIPNTMEHAIRATFRAGATFATVHAQSGTEALKRLAQVERELNRERPFRILVVTILTSFDQKGLPPTSNAIEIPEQVDLLAQLAMDSGLSGLVCSPHEVQRVKNHHPGAFVVTPGIRLREGDQGDQKRIMGPREAMQSGATALVVGRPIVDAENPAVAAERFFSEAQI
- a CDS encoding proline--tRNA ligase, whose product is MKWSKAFIYTLKESPADAEIPSHKLMVRGGYIKKLAPGIFTYGPLALKAIRKFEKIVREEHDSRGAVELLMPMVQPKELWEETNRWSEMGDGLLKFENRNGHGFCLGATHEEVITDYVRRDVKSYRDLPVTLYQVQTKFRDEIRPRFGLMRGREFIMKDAYSFDLTPEEARKSYDVMYDCYSAIFRRLGVEFRVVQADSGNIGGSLSHEFQILAESGEDQLLVSSDGDFAANIEICPAEDANPEMPSGEDLRTLESFPTPGLKTIVDLSKATGVPDKGLVKTMFFSAADGATDDLKPVAVLLRGSDEVNPIKVKNLLGLANPPELLTDKEVQGITGAWPGSCGPVGLKIPIYMDKAVENMRNYMVGANKDDEHLRHVNHGRDYQVTKVGDLRMAREGDKSPDGKGTLKAYRGIEVGHIFYLGTKYSKAMNASYLNTDGKLELIEMGCYGIGISRTVQAVIEQNNDKDGIVWPVSIAPFHVHICHLDPEDQEVNALAEKIYKELAAKGVDVLLDDRKERPGVKFKDADLLGMPLRLTIGARGLKDGGIEVVNRRTKDMAKVPPADIVEHVVTWLKENGWS